TTTGTAAATTTAAAACTTCGACTAAACTACCGTCTTGCTGATTAATGAGAAACATACCATCCCTCCAATTTGAAAAACAGCAATGTTTGACAGCCAACACCGCTATATTTTCATTCTAGATGAGGGGCACAATGCATTGTGCCCCTCCAGGATTTCGTGGCTAAAACTTAATTATTTAAACGCTAGCCATTGCTTTGGCAGGTTTTTCAGTTAAGCGATCATAGGTAGCACGCATTTTCAATCCAGTTAATACTTGCAAGAAGCCAGTTCCGTTGTTAGAACCAGGATAGCCACGATTTTGAATCAATAGGTGAGTCAATTCGCCATGATATTTGGTGGAAGTGCTACTCAGATGGCTTTCAATGTAGATTACTTCTTCTAAATTGTCGAATTGTCCGTCTATTTCTAGTACGGAGACTTCATTACCATAGTAGCTGTCAGGACCATAGAAAAGTCTGATTCCAGGCCAAGAACAGGTTAATTTCCGACCACAGGGAATCCAGTCAATAGTAGACCCTTCATCGAAGAGATAGACAGGCTCAAATCCTTCAATACCTTCTTTTTGGATCAATCGCACCCGCAATACCTTCTTCTCTTCGTCGTCTGGAACTAACTTGGTAGGAAGAACCTGAATCACCACATCAGCGTGTTCTCTTTGAGGTTCGATGTAGGCAGTAAAGTCAGGACGACGGGAGTTAATCGCCGCCATCACATCAGCGTAGGAATGACCCCGTTCTGCCATGTCTCTTTGGATTTTCCAGGCAATTTTGACTTCATCGCTGATATCAAGATAGACGCTGAAATCGAGTAGCGATCGCATTCTCTCGTCATACAAGGGGTGTAAACCTTCAACCACAATAATGTGATTGGGTTCGATCTTCTCTGGGGGATCGATCATACCAGTTTCATGGTTGTAGATCGGCTTATCGATGGTTTTCCCTTCTTTCAGAGCTTTGATTTGCTCATACATCAAATCGAAGTTGTTAGCTCTGGGATCTAAAGCCGTAATCCCTGTTTCTTTGCGCTGTATTCTATCTAAGCAATGATAATCATCTAGACAGATCACAGTTACCAGTTCTGTCCCAAAAAGGTCGGTCAGTCGGTTCAAAAAAGTTGATTTACCGCAACCAGAGTCTCCAGCAACCCCAATTATCACCACGCGATCCACCTGACTCATAGTTTCTATTTCCCTTTATTTGGTAATTAACCCTTAACCAATTTTTGTAAGCAATTAATACTAGCCACTGCCAGTAGATTTTATCAGAAGGAGTGTTTAGCTACAAGGCTAGAGATGGCTAAATATTGGGGTTACTCGTGGCGAACAGTCGATCCCACCGATCGAATATTGTGTGAGTTAGCCGTCGAAATATCTCCTCTGTAGCTGTTCAACAGAAACACCGATCGAAAGCCATAATTTTGGGGATCGACCTGACTCAGATACGTGCAACATCTGAAGGGGGTAAGCGAAAAGTGTCAAATATGGCACGTTGCTCACGGCGAACAGTTCATCTCCAGTAGGATCGAGTATTGTGTGGGTAAGCCGTTGAGATATCTCCTCTCACCCGTCAAGGAGGATTGTTGACCAAATCCCATAAATTGATTTTTGGATCTTTCTGACTCAGATACCTAGAATCAAGTAGTCGGGGTGTCATATGCTGGATAAAGAAACGTTGCAGCAACGTATCGAAGTGGGTTTGGAGATAATCAACTAGCAATGCATAATTCAACTGTAGGTGGTAGTCCTACCTCATATAGCAGCAGAGTCTATATCTACGAAGTAGTCGGTATCAGACAAAGCTCTGCTACAGATTTAATGGGAAATGCCATCCGTAGTAGTGGAACCGTATCGATCGCGGTTCCCTACAATCGGATGCAGCAAGAAATGCAACGAATCTCCCGTATGGGTGGCAAAATCGTCAGCATTCGTCCTGCGGAGGAGGTGCAATTGTCAACGGCTTCAGTAGCACCACCCTCACCAACAGACGCTCGTTCTATGGAAACTCAGGCTCAATCAGCGCCAGCGAAAGCTAAGGCTCATGCAGATGTTCCTGTCAATATCTACCGTCCGAATAATCCTTATGTCGGTCGTTGTTTATCCAACGAAGAATTGGTTGCCGAAGGCGGTATTGGTACTGTCCGTCATGTGATGTTTGATATCTCTGGTGGAGATCTGCGGTATTTAGAAGGTCAAAGTATTGGGATTATTGCTCCAGGTACAGACGCTAAAGGTAAATCCCATAAAATCAGACTTTACTCCATTGCTTCGACTCGTCATGGCGATGGTGTAGACGATAAGACCGTATCTTTGTGCGTGCGTCAGTTAGAGTACAAGCACCCAGAAACTGGAGAAACAGTCTATGGTGTTTGCTCAACCCATCTTTGTCAACTCAAAGAAGGAGATGACGTTGCGATTACAGGACCAACTGGTAAGGAAATGTTGCTACCAGACGATCCAGAATCTACCATTGTGATGATGGCGACTGGAACTGGTATTGCGCCATTTAGAGCTTACTTATGGCGGATGTTTAAAGATAAAGAAAGAAAAGCTAACCCAGACTATCAGTTTAAGGGTCTAGCTTGGCTGATATTTGGAATTCCCACTACAGCTAACATCCTGTACAGGCAAGAATTAGAAGAGCTACAACAGCAATATCCCGATAACTTCCGCCTGACATATGCCATTAGCCGCGAGCAGAAAAATGCTCAAGGTGGCAGAATGTACATTCAAGACCGCGTAGCAGAACACGCTGATGAGTTGTGGCAATTAATGCAAAAAGACAACGCCCACGGCTACATCTGCGGTTTGAAAGGCATGGAAGATGGAATAGATGAAGCTTTGACTAATGCTGCTGGCAAACACGATGTCAATTGGAAAGAATACCAAAGACAGATGAAGAAAGCAGGTCGGTGGCACGTAGAAACTTATTAGAAGTCATTTGTAGAGACGTAGCACTGCTACGTCTCTACAGAAGTTCTGATTTAATCAAGCTTTTGACCTGTTGACAACAGTTGGTTTATTTTTGTTGTGCTGTAGTGGATTTGGGGTGATCGACTGAGCCTTCAGCCGATTTTAAAGTTGATCGCTGATAGTTGACCGCTTAAACTATACCAGGAGTAATAGCCTTGAATAAGGCGGCTCCTGGCTTTTTCTTTGCTGCCCTCTTGCTGGAAGTCTGAGAATTAAGTTAAATTTGATTAAGATATGTTTAGGCAAATAGCTAAATCTCTCAACTCCCACAAATAGTCAAAGTGGTCATTTTATGATTTGAACTCAATTTACCTGCCTTGGGACGCAGGACAGGTAGCTAAAACGAAAGATTAGTTCTGGAGTGAGTCAGTCTTATAAAAACCGGAAATAGAGGCTAATTTAATTATGAAATTTTCGTGGAAGATACTTCTACTTTGGACCTTACCTTTGCTGGTAATTGGCTTCTTTTTTTGGCAAGGAGCTTTTTCTCCAGTCGCCAGTAGCGGAACTAGAAACACTGCTAGCGCGCCGATGAGCTATGGTCGGTTTTTGCAGTACCTGAATAGCGAACCTCAAAGAATAGTCAACGTAGACTTTTATGAAGGCGGTAGAACTGCGATCGTCGAAGCTAAAGATCCAGAATTGGATAACCGCATTCAAAGATTGCGAGTAGATCTGCCAGTAAATGCTCCAGAACTGATTAGTCGTCTCAAAGAAAGTAACATTGCTTTTGATGTCCATCCGATTCAAAATAATGGTGCTATCTGGGGACTATTGGGGAATTTGATTTTCCCAGTTTTGTTGATTGGAGGCTTGTTCTTAC
This genomic window from Merismopedia glauca CCAP 1448/3 contains:
- a CDS encoding phosphoribulokinase, whose translation is MSQVDRVVIIGVAGDSGCGKSTFLNRLTDLFGTELVTVICLDDYHCLDRIQRKETGITALDPRANNFDLMYEQIKALKEGKTIDKPIYNHETGMIDPPEKIEPNHIIVVEGLHPLYDERMRSLLDFSVYLDISDEVKIAWKIQRDMAERGHSYADVMAAINSRRPDFTAYIEPQREHADVVIQVLPTKLVPDDEEKKVLRVRLIQKEGIEGFEPVYLFDEGSTIDWIPCGRKLTCSWPGIRLFYGPDSYYGNEVSVLEIDGQFDNLEEVIYIESHLSSTSTKYHGELTHLLIQNRGYPGSNNGTGFLQVLTGLKMRATYDRLTEKPAKAMASV
- the petH gene encoding ferredoxin--NADP reductase — translated: MHNSTVGGSPTSYSSRVYIYEVVGIRQSSATDLMGNAIRSSGTVSIAVPYNRMQQEMQRISRMGGKIVSIRPAEEVQLSTASVAPPSPTDARSMETQAQSAPAKAKAHADVPVNIYRPNNPYVGRCLSNEELVAEGGIGTVRHVMFDISGGDLRYLEGQSIGIIAPGTDAKGKSHKIRLYSIASTRHGDGVDDKTVSLCVRQLEYKHPETGETVYGVCSTHLCQLKEGDDVAITGPTGKEMLLPDDPESTIVMMATGTGIAPFRAYLWRMFKDKERKANPDYQFKGLAWLIFGIPTTANILYRQELEELQQQYPDNFRLTYAISREQKNAQGGRMYIQDRVAEHADELWQLMQKDNAHGYICGLKGMEDGIDEALTNAAGKHDVNWKEYQRQMKKAGRWHVETY